The nucleotide sequence TTCGAAACCAAACcccaaaataatattcaaaaaCAAGCAAACTCCAATAAATTTGAAGACTATTCAAATAgcaatataaaattaattcatagattcatcatattttcaaaaaacctaattaatgaaatgataaatacaagttattttttcttacaaaaaataaaattcataCAGATTTTAAGAAgcaactttttttttgtattttctgTTATATGGAGTTTTTGTGAAACATCTTTTAACTATgtagaaaaagaaagacattatattcatatccttataatattttacgtatttttttcttcaataTTCCAAAATGATAGAATATCCACTTATTTCTTCAGGTAATTGCAGCATCATATATCTTCACATATCTTATGCAATATTGTGTGCAAACTTTTCATTTACATTTTACATATATCCATGtaagaagaaaaataaaatacattttttttcgttagGAGCATACCGTTGCTAGCTATTTTGTTAGTTAACCTTATGGCTAGTTTTCGATCAGAATATTTCAAACATGACAAggaaaaaatgtttataaaCAGATCTGCGTTAAACATAATTTTAccaacaattttttatatactaagtatgttattattaagGAGAAGGAGCAATAAAAtgctgaaaaaaaaaataaaatttattacaataataatatggacattgcaatattttttcgttattatttacttgactaaaataaataaaacagcAGAATTTTGGACACCtttaattatgtatatgttAACATTTTcgtttatatcatttattatattacgAAAAAGTGATATTTTGGAGAAaacacaaaataaaaatattggaaattttataaaaaaaatgaacgaGTTGTGTGTAACGTTTTTTATCATACTTTGTTCATTACTACAATTTTctcttattatatatagtaatacaaatttaagtataattttatttttttatacaacattgatattcttttatttttactttataAATACTGTGgatttaaaacaaaaagaagatataaataatattaaaataagtTGGATTAGGGAAAATACTAATGCAGACAGACAATATAGCAagcatataaatacaaaaattaaggaaaaaatatatttaaatcttcagaaagaaaaacatattatattaaataagtCTAGTATAATAGATAAAACAGATATTATACAAATACAAATCGCTAAGTTAATTCCAagtatttcattttttttaattaatgaaacaagttcttatttattatcatcactaattttaaaatatagtttttttttaaccgGTCATACATTTATGTTAAATAGTTTACCGTTAACTTCAGGCTATATTGGCTTTGGAAGGTATTATTGGCCTTTTAgtcaaatttatatttttttacatgtattttttccaatgattttttcttttctttttcttatttatatattcaatttgagaaaaataaaagctTTAGAATTCTTTGAAGAAACAGATTTTTACAACTTTTACTTGTATccattaattaattttttgttcaaGTAAGAagcaaagaaaaaaaatgaaaatccTCAAATATGCATTTGAACGAGTTTGATGCATGTTAATTGACTgaaattttgtttatttatccaaatatttttatcacatttattattttagaATATTTATCATGTTTTTccttacatttttttttctttttcagaaatatttttcttttttgtgTCAAATGCTATGTTTCCATGTGGACTTCTTTCTTTCTTGGAATGCATATCATGGTATTGCATATATACGAAAATAGATGGATACAAAAATGGGCGTCAAATAGTGGATTATTCGAACAACACCATTTcgatattttaattaatttgatttactttttttcttctacTTTCAGATAAACGATTACTTTCTtccaaattatttttacctAGCCTCTATAgttattgtttatataactTTATCAATACTGATTCTATCCATAATTAGacgaatttttttaagataACTTATTTTTCGTTAGAGGGATGAAATACTTGTCTCAtgatattttcttcattaaGAGGCTTCCATTTTCTATCCTTTAGatgtgtaaaaaaaaagaaaatgctATATTCTtagtataaaatattcaaaaatattatgaatgaatattaaaatggaaaaaaaaatacatatatgaaaaataggGTTATATATGTGGCTTGCATTATCTTGcctatttttttcttttttttgtgtaatatgatgttttattactatttttttgttttatttattgatCAGTTACAAATAATGcgtaataaataaatgtacatatgtatatttgtGTACCGAATTACATAGTGTATTAGTTTATTTActtaataatttgtttctttttttatattttcaaataaacaAAGTGAACATATGAGAAATATGCACATGCATAGAACAAAAAAGTATTTGTATACACCCccaaaaaacaaaacagGTGTACACATATTCCTTCAATTTGTTCTTAATATGTTTTGGGacttattatataaaaattgctatgtattttgtttattaacACTAATTTAATAGAGTTATTACCTTCCACCATGCGTTCCCATAGGATATGCAAATTTCCTcatcttttttaatttttttcagagAGCGAAgtatcataatatatttggaAGCAACTGTTTcctataataataaaaatcaatggataaacaataaataaaatacaaataaaaattatatatgttaaacACAGTTACTTTTCCAAATGAAGAgataaaattgttaatcCTGTTACGGTGGACatatattgttttcatgtttttttttttatacattttcatTACTCATTGGGCTTTTAacaatttgaaaaaaagcATTAGGGGTATCAGAATGGTTGTATAAAATTCCATAACCCAATGGGAAAagtttataatttatatttttctggGAAGGATTCATAATTTGGACAATTTCGTTATTTGCATTTTCAGATGAATTTTCGAATAAATAATCAATCAAATTATTTggaatattttcattttctatttttattgttggGCATACTTCAATtatctcatttttttttatttcagcAAATGAAAAAACCCCTAATCCATTATAATTCGATTTtccaataaatatatttttgtgtatATCATTAAAGTTAATTTCATcctttttcaaaatatgtGCCAATTTATTCTTCGCAAAATAATTGTGAATTTTCCTTCGAATAATATGCATTTATTGATAGTAcacaaatatgtatatagatatattaaaccatttgaa is from Plasmodium berghei ANKA genome assembly, chromosome: 14 and encodes:
- a CDS encoding histone-lysine N-methyltransferase, putative; this encodes MHIIRRKIHNYFAKNKLAHILKKDEINFNDIHKNIFIGKSNYNGLGVFSFAEIKKNEIIEVCPTIKIENENIPNNLIDYLFENSSENANNEIVQIMNPSQKNINYKLFPLGYGILYNHSDTPNAFFQIVKSPMSNENETVASKYIMILRSLKKIKKDEEICISYGNAWWKVITLLN